One Aquamicrobium sp. genomic region harbors:
- the ligD gene encoding DNA ligase D: MALDVYHQKRDFDRTPEPKGRQGKRAAGNSFVVQKHDARRLHYDFRLEMDGVLKSWAVTRGPSLVPAEKRLAVHVEDHPLDYGDFEGTIPKGEYGGGTVIVWDRGTWKPLGDAKKGLAKGHLEFELDGEKLDGRWHLIRMARRPREKRDNWLLVKGDDAHARGAGDPDILEERPDSVKTGRGIAEVEKEEPGWSSKTGRIVKAKATEPKIKGAKKAAMPDFVPPQLATLKPHAPDAAGWVHEIKFDGYRLQARLDNGKATLLTRGGLDWTERFGKAVPKALAALPASQALIDGELVVEASGGASDFSALQADLSAGRSDRFAFYAFDLLYLDGQDLRETPLVARKAALARLLKDAPPELRYSEHFEENGEMVLRHACRLSLEGVVSKLAGGKYRSGRGRDWIKSKCGNRQELVIGGYVPSSTSAKAIGSLVLGVNENGELRHAGRVGTGFSRVVAEDLFKRLSGIERDTSPFAGRLDAVARRGVRFVEPELVAEVEFRDWTADGILRHAAFRGLREDKPAAEVVREDEAASAAKVPARAKPTVALTHPDRVYWKDAGVTKEELASYYARVWRFMAPHVERRPLALLRCPGGTAAKCFFQKHAWKGVSREILTAVDPLDEEGDNSLLAVDSLDGLIGLVQGAALEIHGWQARLDDLEKPDQLVIDLDPGDGVPWSVMLDAAREVRARLEAVKLAAFVKTTGGKGLHVAAPLKPKAGWDTVKGFARDLAIAMAADEPKRFIAKATKAERKGRIFIDYLRNGRGATAIVPYSTRARAGATVAMPLGWDELEPSVGSGHFTVANAAARLDNLAADPWADFRKAARPLEVAGATGKRK, translated from the coding sequence ATGGCGCTCGACGTCTATCATCAAAAGCGCGACTTCGACCGGACGCCCGAGCCGAAGGGCAGGCAGGGCAAGCGCGCGGCGGGCAACAGCTTCGTCGTCCAGAAGCACGACGCGCGCCGGCTGCACTACGATTTCCGGCTGGAGATGGACGGCGTGCTCAAGAGCTGGGCCGTTACCCGCGGCCCCAGCCTCGTGCCGGCCGAGAAGCGGCTGGCCGTCCATGTCGAGGACCACCCGCTCGACTACGGCGATTTCGAGGGCACCATCCCCAAGGGCGAATATGGCGGCGGCACGGTGATCGTCTGGGATCGCGGCACCTGGAAGCCGCTCGGCGATGCGAAGAAGGGCCTCGCCAAGGGCCATCTCGAATTCGAGCTCGACGGCGAGAAGCTCGACGGCCGCTGGCACCTTATCCGCATGGCACGCCGGCCGCGCGAGAAGCGCGACAACTGGCTGCTCGTCAAGGGCGACGACGCCCATGCGCGCGGGGCCGGCGACCCCGACATCCTCGAGGAACGCCCGGACTCGGTGAAGACCGGCCGCGGGATCGCCGAGGTGGAAAAGGAGGAACCCGGCTGGTCGTCGAAGACAGGCCGGATCGTCAAGGCGAAGGCGACCGAGCCGAAGATCAAGGGCGCGAAGAAGGCGGCGATGCCGGATTTCGTGCCGCCGCAGCTCGCGACGCTGAAGCCGCACGCGCCCGACGCGGCCGGCTGGGTGCACGAGATCAAGTTCGACGGCTACCGGCTTCAGGCGCGCCTCGACAATGGCAAGGCGACTCTCCTCACCCGCGGCGGCCTCGACTGGACCGAAAGGTTCGGCAAGGCGGTGCCGAAGGCACTCGCCGCCCTGCCGGCGAGCCAGGCGCTCATCGACGGCGAGCTGGTGGTCGAAGCCTCGGGCGGCGCGTCGGATTTCTCCGCGCTTCAGGCCGATCTGAGCGCCGGGCGCAGCGACCGCTTCGCCTTCTACGCCTTCGACCTTCTCTATCTCGACGGGCAGGATTTGCGCGAGACGCCGCTCGTCGCGCGCAAGGCAGCGCTGGCGCGTCTCCTGAAGGACGCGCCGCCCGAGCTGCGCTACAGCGAGCATTTCGAGGAGAACGGCGAGATGGTGCTGCGCCATGCCTGCCGGCTCAGCCTCGAAGGCGTCGTCTCCAAGCTCGCCGGCGGCAAGTACCGCTCCGGCCGCGGCCGCGACTGGATCAAGTCGAAATGCGGCAATCGGCAGGAGCTGGTGATCGGCGGCTACGTGCCCTCCTCGACCTCGGCGAAGGCGATCGGCTCGCTGGTGCTCGGCGTCAACGAGAACGGCGAACTGCGCCATGCCGGCCGGGTCGGCACCGGCTTCAGCCGGGTGGTCGCCGAAGACCTGTTCAAGCGCCTGAGCGGCATCGAGCGCGACACCTCCCCCTTCGCGGGCCGGCTCGACGCCGTCGCGCGGCGCGGCGTGCGTTTTGTCGAGCCGGAACTGGTGGCCGAGGTCGAGTTCCGCGACTGGACCGCCGACGGCATCCTGCGCCACGCCGCCTTCCGCGGTCTGCGCGAGGACAAGCCGGCGGCCGAGGTGGTGCGCGAGGACGAGGCCGCGTCGGCCGCGAAGGTGCCGGCGCGGGCGAAGCCCACCGTTGCGCTCACCCATCCCGACCGCGTCTACTGGAAGGATGCGGGCGTCACCAAGGAGGAGCTGGCGAGCTATTACGCCCGGGTCTGGCGCTTCATGGCGCCGCATGTCGAGCGGCGGCCGCTGGCGCTGCTGCGCTGCCCCGGCGGCACGGCGGCCAAATGCTTCTTCCAGAAGCATGCGTGGAAGGGCGTCAGCCGCGAGATCCTCACCGCCGTCGACCCGCTGGACGAGGAGGGCGACAACTCGCTCCTCGCCGTCGACTCGCTTGACGGGCTGATCGGGCTGGTGCAGGGCGCGGCGCTCGAAATCCACGGCTGGCAGGCGCGGCTCGACGACCTCGAAAAGCCCGACCAGCTTGTGATCGACCTCGACCCCGGCGACGGCGTGCCGTGGAGCGTCATGCTCGACGCCGCGCGCGAGGTGCGCGCGCGGCTGGAGGCAGTCAAGCTCGCGGCCTTCGTCAAGACGACGGGCGGCAAGGGCCTGCACGTCGCCGCGCCGCTGAAGCCGAAGGCCGGCTGGGACACGGTCAAGGGCTTCGCCCGCGACCTTGCGATCGCGATGGCGGCCGATGAACCGAAGCGCTTCATCGCCAAGGCGACGAAGGCCGAGCGCAAGGGCCGGATCTTCATCGACTATCTGCGCAACGGCCGCGGAGCGACCGCCATCGTTCCCTATTCGACGCGGGCGCGTGCCGGCGCGACCGTCGCCATGCCGCTCGGCTGGGACGAGCTGGAGCCGTCCGTCGGCTCGGGCCACTTCACGGTCGCCAACGCCGCCGCCCGGCTCGACAACCTCGCCGCCGATCCGTGGGCGGATTTCCGAAAGGCGGCGCGGCCGCTGGAAGTCGCCGGGGCGACGGGCAAAAGGAAGTAG
- a CDS encoding Ku protein encodes MAPRNFWKGYLRLSLVTCRVAMTPAISTRQKVRFHTINRATGNRVESRYVDEATGRPVREEDQRRGYPVSDDRLVVIEDEELEAVSLESTRTIDIDMFVPRDDIAWIWLDRPHYLTPDDKIAEEAFSVIRDAMAATGTVGISRLVLYRRERAVMLEPRDKGIVVWTLRYGDEVREAEDYFGGLDRAKPDAGALKLIGRLIDERTTDWDPAMVADPVQKRLKAIIAARKRRQKPAPRRRGGEDEPVATLDNVVSIMDALRRSVEAEKKAKKPR; translated from the coding sequence ATGGCGCCACGCAATTTCTGGAAAGGCTATCTGCGGCTTTCGCTCGTCACCTGCCGCGTGGCCATGACGCCGGCCATCTCGACCCGGCAGAAGGTGCGCTTCCACACCATCAACCGCGCCACCGGCAACCGCGTCGAAAGCCGTTACGTCGACGAGGCGACCGGCAGGCCGGTGCGCGAGGAGGACCAGCGGCGCGGCTATCCGGTCTCCGACGACCGGCTGGTCGTCATCGAGGATGAGGAGTTGGAGGCGGTCTCGCTCGAAAGCACCCGCACCATCGACATCGACATGTTCGTGCCGCGCGACGACATCGCCTGGATCTGGCTCGACCGGCCGCATTACCTGACGCCGGACGACAAGATCGCCGAGGAGGCCTTCTCCGTCATCCGCGACGCCATGGCCGCGACCGGCACGGTCGGCATCTCACGCCTCGTCCTCTACCGCCGCGAGCGCGCGGTGATGCTGGAGCCGCGCGACAAGGGAATCGTCGTCTGGACGCTGCGCTACGGCGACGAGGTGCGCGAGGCCGAGGACTATTTCGGCGGCCTCGACCGGGCCAAGCCCGACGCCGGGGCGCTGAAGCTGATCGGCCGGCTGATCGACGAGCGCACGACGGACTGGGACCCGGCCATGGTCGCCGATCCCGTGCAGAAGCGTCTGAAGGCGATCATCGCCGCGCGCAAGCGCAGGCAGAAGCCAGCGCCGCGCCGGCGCGGCGGCGAGGACGAGCCGGTCGCCACCCTCGACAACGTCGTCTCGATCATGGACGCGCTGCGCCGCAGCGTCGAGGCGGAGAAGAAGGCGAAGAAGCCGCGCTGA